The Anabas testudineus chromosome 3, fAnaTes1.2, whole genome shotgun sequence sequence AGCACTGTGTTGTCGCTTCTAATTATGCTATCATAAGGTCTCCTTTTCAACAGGAATggtctttcttttatttgacCCTCACCAAATTAGTATTTGGTGATAGACATGAGATGACACTGGCGACTCACTCGAacattagcagcagcagttcagttCTTAGTGTCTAATTTAGTCATGCCATGTCTCAGTGGACCGAGCAGAGGAATACAAATTTGGCTCTCGAATAAGAGTCTTGAGGATGTTAGCTACACTCCTGCTACTTTGCAGTTCTAGGTTTCAATGTTGAGGAACAACATAttgattttccattttaaagGCCCATAAATTAAACGGGTGGGGGTGGTTGTCTGCGCATACAGCTGCAGACCCATGCCGTGCATGATGACCAGGATTTACTCCATGAAACAGGTCTCTATAGATCCTAAGCCACACTACCACCAATTTATGTCGACCTTTATGTATATGTGAAGTAACACTTTTAGATTCACTGTGTAGAATAGTGCAGCTAAATGCAATAAACTCCAACAATCTACCTGAAGTCAGTGAAGTGGGATCAGCACCTTTGTTAATGGAGTAGTTCCTCTGGAAAGGTCAAGGTTCCAGACCAGCAAacattgtaatttttttttctgtggggGTAGTGGTGGCAGGTTTGGTGGGGGTAAAACCAACCAGACCAGATGTTGATATTGTAACAATGGTAATAAGTGTGCCTAATATACTTTTTGTCTCACTCTATTCattgtatattttgtttagCCATACATCTGTATAAATGGTGTGTGAGTCTGTACAGCACCTGGGAGTGTGATGCTGTACATGCTTGTGAGGTTGTGTGTTGATATACACAATGAATAATGGCATTTAGAAATTAGGATATTGTCAGACTATAGGTCACAAATGTTTGcaggaaaactgttcagttcCCCATTTAAGTGATAACATCACATACCTGTGTATACAGTCATGTCAGATAGCAGTCGGACCTCctcaccttttgtttttgctgcatttttcagAGGCACAGACAAATGTCCCACAACTCATACTCCACATGTCaggacaaaaataaagtcatgaaGTCCCAGGTGACTAGCAACCTTTGAGCCCATCATCCAAAGCAAACATCCAAAACAACAGTGGATCTGACTCTCAAAGTGGGAtccattttaattatattaacgATGCAATAAAATTGGCAAAAAGCAATAGAGTGTAAATGTTTTCCTAGTTGGTAACACAAGTTACTGCATCAGtagtaaacaacaaaacacatggaaataatTCCCTGCAGCAATTCTAGATGCCCAAAAAGagtttaaacttaaaaataagtTTGATAAGATAATTTGACCTGTAACTCTGTATCTGACCTGATCAGTGAATACAAAGATAAATGTCTCTTTGTTTCACATACTTTCAGCACTTTCATCTGGTCGCCTCACTTCTTTGAACTGCCAGGTCAATTTCGAAGCTGCTGACCTGTGTTAGTCAGGTCGACTGTTGAAGCAGGTTAAATCGATGGTATCCATTCTTACTGTCGTGTAATAACTCTACATGGATGGCTTACTGCTGgtcctgttttctgtgtctaCTGTTAAGTTAGagtcacacagacatttgtccTGTTTAAAGATGTCAGAACTTAGTAAAGTGGTTTGTACTACTTTAACAGCACAGAAACCCCCTGATGGCTGCACAACATGTTGAGCCAGATCCAGCTTTCTGTTGCACAGTGCTTCACAGCCAGTGCCCCCTCAGCATCGCCACGTTTTCCCCCATACAAGCGAATGAGGAGAGATGCACTGATTTACACAGACAAAGCAGTGAACACGGCCATGGGCTGTTACAGTATAGAAAATAATAGCTGTATAATATCTTGCCAATATTTATCCAGCTGCTATAATATCTTGCAGCTGACAGCTGCTGAGAGGTTGAATCCATGCTCCAAGATTAATTATAGTAATATCTGTCCTCCTTCTAAATTTTGAGTAGTAATTAATGAGAGATGCTatctacatatacagtatatttcatgttgtttttcatgtgtgtaaAGTGCTGAAGGGGacaatatataatgtatatggATCCTTGTTGACTGCAATTACAGCATTACATCCATTTCACTTATGTAAATGACATGCAAATGTATGGCTTCATATATCTGAGACTGAGTGAATACATAACAGTTTTAGCAGAGATGTCACAAAGGCATGTTCGAAGCTGCCCTCCAAGTCAGGAGTCTGAACAAACACAATCAAAGGTCTATGAATCCCGATGGTCTATTCAGCCTTGTTTTATGATTGAGCGCTTGACATTAGTTTGTCACAgggtgactgtgtgtgcactAATAAAGAGGCAGACTGCAGTTGTCGTCAGTGATTTATCCCGCTCTTCTGTCCTCCATCTGCACCAGATGAAAAGTTAATTAAAACCCTGTCTTGTCTCCTCATTCCATCCCAGACAGCAAGAGCAAATCATCTCCCATGATTTacaacctttatttattttttttatgaacagCACCAGAGCTAGAGTCAAAAGGAGTGACATGAGGGCTCCACATACCTTCTCTTCAGCTTGACCTTAAACCTCTTTATAGATGTAAGCACATAAAGGGTAGCAGGTTTAATCCCATTCAGTTGCTCTCTTTCAAACAAACTTAGTTGCTTTCAGTGAGTATATATAGCATATATATATCATCAGCTCTTATCCTAATTACACTTTTAAACATCTTGCTTGTATATTCGCTGAGAACCACGAATTAATATGGCAGAAGTGAAACAGTGTTAGTTAGGATAAGTGTTGTGTTGTGAAAAAGCAGCTGCGTCTCAGACACCACAGCGTGCTGCGTCTTGTAAGGACTTGCAGGTGTTCCGATGTTTAGCTGTGGATAGCTAAAGCCATTCCTCAACTGCCTATACTGCTGATTCACCATTCATACAGGAGggcagtttgtcagaggagacagCACCATTCCTACCAAGGAGGAGCAATATTCAATTTTCTTCTGTGGCACGGTGAacattcacacagagacagagagaagaattCATATCCAGGACACAGCATCCTCCCAGTGAGTGTCGCATGTGCTGTGGATGTTCCATAGACCAACATATTCAGCACTCACAGTCACAGTAGCTACTACAAAGCCACTATATAGCAAAACCTTTCTGAAAATTATGTCCAGCAGTGATGGACATCTATaagttaaatactgtataacGTAATGTGAAAAAATGTCCTTGAGACTGAAAGATGTATACGCTCACAGCTGCGCATTAGTCTGTGCATGGTCCactaaatgttaataatgtgaACCGCATTAGTGCCACATTTCTGTGTTCTGGTTTCATATACCATTTAGACCAGTGTCCTCCAAAACGACATTATAAAGTCAGTTCCACGTGTTGGCCAACTTAAGCTTTTGCCCAAGGAGCCCACTGAGGGTACTTACTATCAAATGACACAGACTAAAGATCAAATATCACCTTGAACTGCAGTGGTATCAGTGGCTCAGCGGTCATCAGTAAGATGTTAAAGACAGTGTGAGGTTTGAAGCAGAAGTGTAGGGGTGTGACGCTTTGTTTTCAGAAGAATATTGTCTGAAAATGTAGGTTTGtaacacataaaaaagaaaaagactatTACTGATTTATTGGTCACTACCACATGCGTTTGCACAGTCAGTGCGTCAAACAGCACACAAAGTGGCCACACGATCAACGTACAACAAACTGACAATGTAGGAAACAACATCTACAACATAATACATGTGGCCCTCTCATCAGCACTGCTGAATGGCGGTTTTGTAGCTTATGGTCAAAACATGTTCAGACTGTGCACATTCCATAAAAcagcattattaaaaataatttgatggTAGCTCTCATATTTTGTAAAGTCGTGTATTTTTCATAGGTTTTACAGtgtagataaatagataaatggaCTGTGTTGTGCCAGTCTAATTGGATAAGGGTTTTCTGTGGAGCGTTGCTGTTCAGTGGGATCTGTTGTTTCTCATGTGGTCTAACCAAGTAAACTGCTGCCTAATCACATTCAAGCCAAAGTCTATTTACTTTCTTGGGCACTGCTGCTCTGGCAAGAGGCAAAATGGGCTGGTGGAGGGGGTCTCGTTATGAGTGCACCATTGCCAGTCTGTCCTCCCTAATGGTAATACAGTTTGCAGGACCAGTGAAAGACCATGGACAATGACAATCGGGGAAAGGAGGCCCAGCTTAAATCAATTAGCTAAGAGGACAAATATCATCTAAATTATACTCTGCCTGGCCCTGGGCAATGGTCCTGAAAATGCAGGCAGAGAGAAGCACTTAGGCAGTCATGGTCAGAGTTATGACTGAGGTGCAGTCAAGTATACACTTGCTGTGTCAACTAACTCCAAAATGAGCAGGTACAAAAAATAACTTCAAACTTCAAACGAAACATTTGGTTCATTAATCAAGACACTGTTAATTCCCGCTGTCTTCAAGTGAGTGCCCAGTACATCTACCAAACCATCTGACATTCAAAACAAAGCTAGAACTTTATATGAAGCAGCCAAGTGTTTTACaaaccaaaatataaatataaatttccTCAAGTGGACTGTGGGGGTAGCTGGAGCCAATGATTCTGACTGACAGtgcaaattgattttttttttttttttcagcatctCTGGGTCCAGTATCATGCTGTTGCCATGGAGCCCCACGTCCACACACAGATTTAGAGAAGATCAGGAGGTACAAAATGAAGCATCACATGTGACAACCTGCAAGCCGGTATGAAAATGTGAAGCAGAATCTCAGCAGCTGAGCTGCCCTTGTTATTTCCTGGTGCTGCCCTtgagaagcagtgtgtgtgtgtgtgtgtgtgtgtgtgtttgtgagagggGGGTGCACGAAGAGGGGCGATCCCTCTCTGTGATTAGTGACCAAAAGAATGCTCGGCGAAAGGGAGGGAGGGCTGGTGGTAGGGGGAATGGGGTGGGAtctctggaggaggagaaggaggagaaggaggaggaggaggaggaggaggatgcgTTGCTTGTGCACAATTGGAGGCAGCAAGGAGCGGAGCAGAATCTGTATGAGGCGAGAGAAAGAACCTGCATGGAATGGAGGACCGCTGAAGCAGCACCGTCGCTGTCGTCAGGACTccctctgcctccacctccACCGCCACCCTGGATTGTGTGTTAATGGCAGAGATTGAGAAGAGGTACGTGGACAGCATTTGCTAGTTTACTGTGTGGATTGGAATTATTACCTTGGAGGGGCTGTGGTTAGCAAGGTGCAGGTAGGGTGCGTTTCTGGCTTAACCTAAATTAAAGCCATAACGTTATAGCTCAGAGGTTTACCCAGTGTGCACAAAAGctactgttttatattcatatttatttcccAGCACTGTGATGCCCAAGGAACCCACTGTGTGGATCTGCTGCCACCTGTGATATGATGCCCAGAGCAGGAGGGGCAGCCACCTATCtcgcactgctgctgctgccaccgttgctgtgctgctgccaccTGTGCCACTCACTGCGTAAGTTTTCCAAGGACCAAGTATATCATCAGATAATTATGGTGGGATGTAAAATGGCTCAGTGGGACAAATGGCAAAGAAGGCTAGTTGGACTCTAGCAGATATGTGGGAAATAAGAAAGGAGATATTGAAATTGGTGAATGATTAATGAGGAGAGTCCAGAGTTCCACAAAAGGAACCGGTGTCAGTGTGAccgtttctttctcttcctatTAAAATCTTCTGTTGTTTGTGGccttttcatttgtcatttaatttggTTATGATTAATTTTTAGctgaacagagaaagagatgaaagacCACCTAATTTAGGTTTAATGAAAGATCTGCAGTTTTTCTCGAGATCAGAAACGCAGCAACTAAACATTGTTAGGGAGACAGACCTCGTATCCACTGATGTGAGTTTTACCTGCAGAACAATTAACCCCCAAAAACACTGAGTGACTGAATCAGGTGATGGGGCAGATGCAGTCATTTCAGCTGAAACATCTGGAGAGCAGGTGTGGAGCAGCACGTATAAATAGCATTAGGAATCTAATGAACAAGCTGAGCAGGAGGGACTCTGCTGTGACACTGTGTATCTCCTGGATATTATAGCACAGCAGTGTTTATGTATACGTTTATAAATGttacatgtatatttttactctcttatatttatttaatgtccTTCCATTAGTGATAATAACAAACTGTAGCATGTTATTATTCCATACTCCCATTATATATTACCTGTATATATGTTTGATATGCTGCCCCCTGTATCTGATATACACAAGGAGGtgtgaaaatgatttctttATTATAGCATGGGATGCTATAATAAAGTAAGCATGCACATTATCTCCACACATTTACTCTTCTGAATTCAGTTTGTTGGGTTAATGTAGAATCCGGCAGACTCTGCAGTTTCCTTTTCATCCAGGCGTGAGGCTGGTGATAGTGGGGGGAGAAGCCAAAGAGATGACAATTTCATTGATTGAAGTGTAGCCTTGTCTTTATTgatccacacacagacagtgacacCACACATTTGTGGGCAGTGTTGTGGCAGACTTCCAGCCACATTCTCCGTCCATAAATTGAGTTTATAACCATGTCGGCGAGTGATTTAACAAGAAGGATGAAGGAAATTGTGTGTAATTCACAATATAATCAATAATTTCCAGTCAGAGTCCTGTTTCAGCAAAACAATGCAGCCGTTCAGCTGTCGCTATATGCTCTGCTAAGGTGCCAGGAGTTTTTACCAGGTTGCTTAAACTTTATTTGAGAGAACTGTAGTGAATGTGTGCTGGTGCCTTATAATATCTTTTtcagctttctgttttcttatgTTGGGAACACTTACTCTGCCGTATTGCCACCGTCAGTCCAAGATTCAAGAGCTTGTGTCCCATTTAGAATTTCTTACAGTGGATTTaccatttttaaacatttgcacTTGGTAAATTTGCAGTATGAATTGGACAACATCTCTTCATTGTGTTCGTGGAGTGCATTGTTTCTGAAGTGCTTTTCATGGAAACACTATACATGCTGCCATTCTCAGGAAATAGGATCAAGTCACAAcgcatactgtatatttgatgCTGAACAGAGTACAGcactaaaagaaaacagatttatgttgaaatatttagGTGACAGATGCAGAAGCAGCCAAGCtacattaaaacacacctgtcaaaCAGTGAACATACTCCACTCACGACTTGATGGCTCCGGTACAGCACATTACCTCAGTAACGGACACCTCCCACCTCCGGTATCTCTAAGGCTTCTCATTCTCTTCTTAGCTCGaagctttctgtctctcctgaAACCAAAGCCTGAGCGCAGAGGTCATATCGAGAAATTGTAGACATGAACATTGTCGGAAGGTCAGAGAGGTGACACCAGTGCTGTTTGAGAGCAGTGGAAATGGATTAGTTATCAAGCATGTCTACCCTGATTAGGAACTTTAATGTATTTACTGGATAATATAAAccagtaattttttttttgtcatctttacACTTTTAGGGGTTCCAAAGCTCACCTCATATGCCAAAGCAGAGGACAAGCTGATCAAATACCTCTTTGGAAACTACCAGAAATGGGTTCGTCCAGTGCAATACCTAAATCAGACTATCCGGGTGAAGTTTGGACTGGCCATCTCCCAGCTTGTTGACGTGGTGAGAatagaaaagaacacaaaagaTCACAAAATACAATTGAAGTAAATGTTTTGCTTTCTATCTATACTTGATAAGAGGAGGATTCATTGATGTTTTTCCCATTCTAGGATGAAAAAAACCAACTCATGACAACAAACGTGTGGATGAAACAGGTGAGTAGAGTGAGATAGTCCAAAACAACACCAGCACGACTTTTCACCATCGTTAGAAAACAGGCAGGTAAACGTGATAGGACGCCAGTTTGAGGTGTTCATTTGTGGCCTTGAAAATATTCCAAACCAGCCTGTGGCTTCGTGGCATACAGAGACGACCAGTGGGCCTCTCCACGCCCCTTTTTTAATCTGGTCTGGTGGcatttcactgacatttctcatttatttgaGTCATTTCGGCCGCGTGCCCACGCGTCCACCTCCACAAGAACCCTCCCTCACAGTGCTGTTCCTGTCAGCTTTATTCACGGTCTTGGGTGTCCTCTCTGTCATGCATCTCATGAATTACCCCCACAGACAGGGCTGTGCCACTCAGGTCAGTGGCTCCCTTTCATGGTGATGGATTGCATTATGCTAAATGTGAGATGGATGGGCAGTGGCCACTTCACCGATGTCTTCTCGCAGATGTCGTTGGAAAAGTGCAATGTTAAATTTATTACTGCGTCTTTTGTCTGTCATCCACTCCGGTCACCTTTTTCAATGTAGAGAACTAATGAGTTAGGCTTTCTCATACTCTAGATTACAAATTgctttcacattatttttaccACAAGACATTAACTTAGTCAAACTTAGCAAATAGATATGAAAAGTGTTGTCAACCTTCTCATTTACCTCTAAAAACATTATCTTTGCTCTGAAGATTTTTATATATGATATTTAATGTTGAGTTATTTTCAAATGTAGTTTCCACtgaatgtttcatttttccttGATGTAGGAGTGGACCGACATGAAACTCAGATGGAACCCTCACGACTATCTTGGCATCACAACTATCCGAGTCCCCTCTGACAGGATCTGGCTGCCTGACATTGTATTGTATGATAAGTATGTGTCACTATATCGCCTGTATATGGAAAGGAAATTGATGctacacattaaatatttatacattgtCTTTTTTGTGCACCGCCATATTAACCTTAACGGCAGCAGACAGGCCTGCAGGTCTAACAGTCTCAGCCAGTACACAGGCcaaacatttatgtttaaaatttaatttctctcaCCAGTTCAGATGGACATTTTGAGGGAACTGTGACAAAAGCTGTCATTAAATATGATGGAACCATATTGTGGACACCACCAGCCAATTACAAGTCAGCCTGCACCATTGATGTCACCTTCTTCCCATTTGACCTCCAGAACTGTTCAATGAAGTTTGGCTCCTGGACATACGATGGCTCCCAGGTAAATCTTTCCTCCACAAATGTGTGTATAGTACAAAGGTGTCAGTGACCAGTTACTGCCATAACATTGCCCTTTATATTTTACAGGTGGACATCATTCTGGAGGACTTCCATGTGGATAAGCAAGACTATTTTGACAATGGTGAATGGGAGATAGTGAAGGCCACTGGCAGCCGTGGTTTGAGATTAGATGACAGTGCTTCGTACCCCACTATCACCTACTTCTTCATCATCCGCAGGTTGCCTCTTTTCTACACCCTGTTCCTCATCATTCCCTGCATCGGCCTGTCCTTCCTCACCATCCTTGTCTTCTATCTGCCCTCCAACGGTGGTGAGAAGATTTCTCTCTGCACGTCAGTGCTGGTGTCGCTTACCGTCTTCCTCTTGGTCATTGAGGAGATCATTCCCTCCTCTTCAAAGGCCATCCCGCTCATTGGGGAGTACCTGGTCTTCACCATGATTTTTGTCACGctctccatcatcatcaccgNNNNNNNNNNNNNNNNNNNNNNNNNCGACATTAAGGTCATTGACAACTGTAGTAGTACCACAGGGGTAAAACTAGCAGGGTGAACAGAGGGAAGTAGCCAAAATGAGTGTGATGCTGATCTTCAGTATACTTACAATAACCACTACCAGCTACAAGCCAAAAGCAATGGATAAATAGCTGAGCTAGCAAATTGATGACAGAATCAGCCTGCGTACTGAAATATAAAGATGTTTGGCATGTAGTTTGAAGTGGacttaaaattaaaagtaatgaagacctcctctcctctcagacGGCTTGTTAATATGTTTGTTGATAGCACTGTCATCACACTACCGTAGCATCCACTTCAAATAAACTGTTACCAAATGCCAATTAGACCAAGTGGCACAATGCAGACTCATAAAGTGAAGCTGGGAGCGAGCCTCCCTGCTTCGCTCTGCAGCTTGGAGCAGCTTCTACTGTAAATCAGAGGACAGCCTCTATCACTGTGGCTAAAACAGCTTTATAGCCCCTTTTAATCCAATGTGCTGAAGTTTCAATCTGGACATGACAGAGGCAGAGATCACAGCTGCCCAGATCTCCCGGACTTCCTCCATTCATTTAGAGCTACAGCAGCTCGGCACAGGCTGTTTTGGAATTAATTGCTGTCCCAAAGCTTTGTGGCTCTTACTTTGGTTTCTCTATCAGTCTTTCTTtcaaactcttttatttttccctgtctccctctttgtctcGCCCTcagacagatgcacacacatccTTCTGGTGGGTCAAAGTATTTGGTGCCTCACCACACTGATGAGCTGTGCCAGAGACACTTGCAGCTTCACTGTGACTCTCTCGGTCCTGTTGACAGCGGGGCGGATGAGCGGATTGTAACGATCCTTTCCCAGCAACCAGTTCATGAGACGCTCCTCTGAGTCAGCACCACTGCTACCTGGTGAAACAGTTTGAAGCCcagtgaaagaaaaggaaaggaagtgAACACTCTTCCTCAACTATCTGTTCAGCCATCTGTAGCTTCCCCTTAAGACTGGGGAAGTCTTAAGGGAAACAAC is a genomic window containing:
- the LOC113174626 gene encoding neuronal acetylcholine receptor subunit alpha-5-like, with translation MMPRAGGAATYLALLLLPPLLCCCHLCHSLRVPKLTSYAKAEDKLIKYLFGNYQKWVRPVQYLNQTIRVKFGLAISQLVDVDEKNQLMTTNVWMKQEWTDMKLRWNPHDYLGITTIRVPSDRIWLPDIVLYDNSDGHFEGTVTKAVIKYDGTILWTPPANYKSACTIDVTFFPFDLQNCSMKFGSWTYDGSQVDIILEDFHVDKQDYFDNGEWEIVKATGSRGLRLDDSASYPTITYFFIIRRLPLFYTLFLIIPCIGLSFLTILVFYLPSNGGEKISLCTSVLVSLTVFLLVIEEIIPSSSKAIPLIGEYLVFTMIFVTLSIIIT